A window of Halomonas sp. GFAJ-1 contains these coding sequences:
- a CDS encoding 8-amino-7-oxononanoate synthase has translation MTAKRSELKRQLLEQARKRPTPRAASASTPSNNGVEGARSVPERFTRFDAHPGYQQLAMMRQGAEQLGLVDPFFKVHDGLAGATSSIHGHTCINFASYNYLGYSGDPRVVQAACDAATHYGTSVSASRVVSGERPIHGELEQAIAHTYGVEDAVAFVSGHATNVSTLGYLLGPKDLVLHDEYIHNSSLVGAQLSGAKRMSFNHNDPEALDALLSRHRHQFERVIVVIEGLYSMDGDIPDLPRFIALKQRHHVWLMVDEAHSFGVMGDTGLGLREHFAIDPTDVDIWMGTMSKTLSGCGGYIAGNKALVETLRYFAPGFLYSVGMPAQVAAPSLKVLELMQQEPERVTQLQTISRYFLEQAQARGLDTGHSIGSAVVPVIVGSSPLAAHLSHALLEQHINVQPILYPAVPEKSARLRFFLSCEHTQEHIDTTLDTLVTLLSNHKR, from the coding sequence ATGACCGCCAAGCGCTCTGAACTGAAACGACAACTGCTGGAACAGGCCCGTAAACGCCCGACCCCACGTGCCGCCAGCGCATCGACACCTTCTAACAATGGGGTAGAGGGTGCTCGTTCAGTTCCCGAGCGCTTTACACGGTTCGACGCTCACCCTGGCTATCAACAGCTTGCGATGATGCGCCAGGGAGCTGAGCAGCTCGGGTTGGTAGATCCCTTCTTCAAAGTACATGATGGGCTTGCCGGTGCCACGAGCAGTATTCACGGCCATACCTGCATCAACTTCGCCAGCTATAACTACCTGGGTTACTCCGGTGACCCACGCGTTGTGCAAGCCGCGTGCGATGCAGCCACGCACTACGGCACATCAGTTTCTGCCAGCCGCGTTGTGTCTGGCGAACGGCCTATCCATGGTGAACTTGAGCAAGCTATCGCCCATACCTACGGTGTGGAAGATGCGGTTGCCTTTGTAAGCGGCCACGCCACGAACGTCTCGACCCTAGGGTATTTGCTCGGCCCAAAAGACCTGGTACTCCACGATGAGTACATTCACAACAGTTCATTAGTAGGCGCTCAACTCTCTGGCGCCAAGCGCATGTCGTTTAATCATAACGACCCAGAGGCGTTAGATGCCCTTTTAAGCCGCCACCGCCACCAGTTTGAGCGGGTGATCGTGGTTATTGAAGGGCTTTACAGTATGGATGGCGACATCCCCGACCTACCCCGCTTTATTGCGCTAAAGCAGCGTCATCACGTGTGGTTAATGGTGGATGAGGCGCACTCGTTTGGCGTAATGGGGGACACCGGTCTAGGACTGCGGGAGCACTTTGCCATTGACCCAACCGATGTGGATATTTGGATGGGTACCATGAGCAAAACGCTCTCTGGGTGCGGCGGCTATATTGCTGGCAACAAGGCGCTAGTCGAAACGCTCCGCTACTTCGCGCCCGGCTTTTTGTACAGCGTTGGCATGCCGGCTCAAGTTGCAGCTCCCTCGTTAAAAGTGCTGGAGCTGATGCAGCAAGAGCCCGAGCGAGTGACCCAGCTACAAACGATTTCCCGCTATTTTTTAGAGCAGGCTCAAGCGCGTGGCTTGGATACCGGCCACAGCATTGGTTCGGCAGTAGTGCCGGTGATTGTGGGAAGCTCGCCGCTGGCAGCACACCTCTCTCATGCGTTGCTTGAACAGCATATCAACGTGCAGCCTATCCTTTATCCGGCCGTGCCGGAAAAGAGCGCCCGATTACGTTTTTTCCTATCCTGCGAACATACCCAAGAACACATTGACACGACCCTAGATACACTTGTTACCCTGCTTTCTAATCACAAAAGGTAA